A window from Leifsonia shinshuensis encodes these proteins:
- a CDS encoding glycosyltransferase family 4 protein: MPTTDSSTGTSEATTSPAAGPANTAPRRRILVVTPDTLGELMAGPAIRAWEIAQALSAVGDVRLISTNRVSDITADRFHVGFADDTALRTHVDWADVLVFQGHILRSHPWIKATDTIIVADIYDPMHLEQLEQGKDFPPEDRLAVAIDTVEVLNDQLERADFLVCASEKQRDFWLGQLAGLARINPATYDRDPSLRTLLDVAPFGVQNEPPVQKKHGIKGTVPGIGPDDKLIVWGGGIYNWFDPLTLIEAVAIARKAHPDLRLFFLGAVHPNPNIPTMRMAVQARERADELGLTGETVFFNESWVPYTERADFLLDADLGVSTHYEHLETAFSFRTRILDYLWASLPIISTDGDTFAGIIREHDLGRVVPPEDVEALASAIEELLYDAGARERIAANIAAYASQHTWEQTLRPLVAFCSDPSPAPDRVAGIVSERTRVTNDLRTRIRGLESSSSWRLTRPLRAASHWVAARRRKL, encoded by the coding sequence ATGCCGACGACCGACTCGAGCACCGGCACGAGCGAGGCGACCACGAGCCCGGCGGCGGGCCCGGCGAACACGGCCCCTCGGCGCCGCATCCTCGTCGTGACGCCGGACACCCTGGGCGAGCTCATGGCCGGGCCGGCCATCCGCGCCTGGGAGATCGCGCAGGCGCTCAGCGCCGTCGGCGACGTGCGGCTGATCTCCACGAACCGGGTGTCGGACATCACGGCCGACCGCTTCCACGTCGGCTTCGCCGACGACACCGCCCTGCGCACCCACGTCGACTGGGCCGACGTGCTCGTCTTCCAGGGCCACATCCTGCGCAGCCACCCGTGGATCAAGGCGACGGACACGATCATCGTCGCCGACATCTACGACCCGATGCACCTGGAGCAGCTCGAGCAGGGCAAGGACTTCCCCCCGGAGGACCGGCTCGCCGTCGCCATCGACACCGTCGAGGTGCTCAACGACCAGCTCGAGCGCGCGGACTTCCTGGTCTGCGCCTCCGAGAAGCAGCGCGACTTCTGGCTGGGCCAGCTGGCCGGCCTCGCGCGCATCAACCCGGCCACCTACGACCGCGACCCGAGCCTGCGCACGCTGCTGGACGTCGCGCCGTTCGGCGTGCAGAACGAGCCGCCGGTGCAGAAGAAGCACGGCATCAAGGGCACCGTCCCGGGCATCGGCCCGGACGATAAGCTGATCGTCTGGGGCGGCGGCATCTACAACTGGTTCGATCCGCTGACCCTCATCGAGGCGGTCGCGATCGCCCGGAAGGCCCACCCCGACCTGCGCCTCTTCTTCCTGGGCGCCGTGCATCCCAACCCCAACATCCCCACCATGCGGATGGCCGTCCAGGCCCGCGAGCGCGCCGACGAGCTCGGCCTCACCGGCGAGACGGTCTTCTTCAACGAGTCGTGGGTGCCCTACACCGAGCGCGCGGACTTCCTGCTCGACGCCGACCTCGGCGTCAGCACCCACTACGAGCACCTGGAGACGGCGTTCAGCTTCCGGACGCGCATCCTCGACTACCTGTGGGCGTCGCTGCCGATCATCAGCACCGACGGCGACACCTTCGCCGGGATCATCCGCGAGCACGACCTCGGCCGCGTGGTCCCGCCGGAGGACGTCGAGGCGCTCGCAAGCGCGATCGAGGAGCTCCTCTACGACGCCGGCGCCCGCGAGCGGATCGCCGCCAACATCGCGGCCTACGCCAGCCAGCACACCTGGGAGCAGACGCTCCGGCCGCTCGTCGCGTTCTGCTCCGACCCCTCGCCCGCGCCGGACCGCGTCGCCGGGATCGTCTCGGAGCGCACCCGCGTGACGAACGACCTCCGCACGCGGATCCGCGGCCTCGAGAGCAGCTCCTCCTGGCGGCTCACCCGGCCGCTCCGCGCCGCCTCCCACTGGGTGGCCGCGCGGCGCCGCAAGCTATAA
- a CDS encoding glycosyltransferase family 2 protein, whose product MRLAMTLMVRDEADIVGAMIDHHLAQGVDTIIVTDNGSVDGTAELLESYASDGRIVLHHDPEHRKQQAQTVTRMAREAATEHGADWVINADADEFWLPRADGLTLAEAFAGIPKEIQAFDVPVHDMIGPAALDGTGLQRLVYRDLRDTAALHRVGLKAHATHDAVHIGDPSIEVVQGNHFVSLENRGPVPAGHEVEVLHFPWRSWEQYSRKVRNAGSAYENSELTPSPNHHGMRDYRRLQAGVLYPLYLCRHPDAEELDAGVASGAYVPDTRIAERVPSPVADRPVDGVTEPVDRAIGLALADLDRRVAEAQDGRARAEAELHAAHEEIRALHDQLGRLRSRRVVRLADRAARLLPGRR is encoded by the coding sequence GTGAGACTAGCGATGACCCTGATGGTGCGCGACGAAGCCGACATCGTCGGCGCGATGATCGACCACCACCTCGCGCAGGGCGTCGACACGATCATCGTCACCGACAACGGCTCGGTCGACGGCACCGCCGAACTGCTCGAGTCGTACGCCTCCGACGGCAGGATCGTCCTGCACCACGACCCCGAGCACCGCAAGCAGCAGGCGCAGACGGTGACGCGGATGGCGCGGGAGGCCGCGACCGAGCACGGCGCGGACTGGGTGATCAACGCGGACGCCGACGAGTTCTGGCTGCCGCGTGCCGACGGTCTCACCCTCGCCGAGGCGTTCGCGGGCATCCCGAAGGAGATCCAGGCGTTCGACGTGCCCGTCCACGACATGATCGGTCCGGCGGCGCTCGACGGCACCGGACTGCAGCGGCTCGTCTATCGCGACCTCCGCGACACCGCGGCCCTGCACCGCGTCGGCCTCAAGGCGCACGCCACCCACGACGCCGTGCACATCGGCGACCCGTCGATCGAGGTCGTGCAGGGCAACCACTTCGTGAGCCTCGAGAACCGCGGGCCCGTCCCCGCCGGCCACGAGGTCGAGGTGCTCCACTTCCCGTGGCGCTCGTGGGAGCAGTACAGCCGCAAGGTCCGCAACGCCGGCAGCGCCTACGAGAACTCCGAGCTCACCCCCAGCCCCAACCATCACGGGATGCGCGACTACCGCCGGCTGCAGGCCGGTGTCCTCTATCCCCTCTACCTCTGCCGCCACCCCGACGCCGAGGAGCTCGACGCGGGCGTCGCGAGCGGCGCGTACGTGCCGGACACCCGGATCGCCGAGCGCGTGCCCTCGCCGGTCGCCGACCGCCCCGTCGACGGCGTGACCGAGCCGGTCGACCGGGCCATCGGCCTCGCGCTCGCCGACCTCGACCGCCGCGTCGCCGAGGCCCAGGACGGGCGCGCCCGCGCCGAGGCGGAACTGCACGCGGCGCACGAGGAGATCCGCGCCCTGCACGACCAGCTCGGGAGGCTCCGCTCCCGCCGCGTGGTGCGCCTCGCCGACCGCGCGGCCCGGCTGCTGCCGGGCCGGCGCTGA
- a CDS encoding glycosyltransferase gives MSDAQRALGRLFPAETGPGKVLRAGKEAARAFRTELRPPAPAPEPEDRGPGLTDYAEWRAQQPPFEALPAGQATTFLVIVETTGSGDDEEQARVLATEESIRAQVALQPRTLVLPTGTPMREVLPDASEDFVLFLTAGSVLDPHALEQVAKEHRVDPVRRVIGFDSDRLTADGARVSPLFRPVWSPETMLGANYLGRAFAIRIADARSVPGLTLDDHGVWRLLLRSDLSDESVGRVPHVLLSVPDAPDAPATDADAQMVARALRDRGEEATAEVAEGIVRVRFQPEEWPTVSIVVPTRHGRANLERLLPSLAATDYPAFDVTVVDNGGETEENEAWYAALDPGIPVRHVWWHEEPFNYSRVNTVTARGTSGAVLVFLNDDTEVVDAGWLRELVGMLHRDGVGTVGFQHRTGDGVVQHGGVMIGPGGFAANLFAGMHPDDDSLIGPVRWYRDSLAVTAACVGIRRDLFEEVGGFDERFQLTGSDVVLGLDQVIRGRRNVVIPFDAVRHFESLTRGPHAPRSDSFASYWRYQPWLASGDPYVSPNVCRLVEVPRFAAADDPSPLELTMAGLGRPWKSDAQQSTISEDATALLPLATITAEEVERVVETHRTTVGRREVRTINWLLPGFDLPFFGGVNTTLRIADKLAREHGVVNRFLVNGHPANEFYESAIVAAFPGLAGSEVGNYYGTDEGLAAIPPADAAIATFWLTARDVAKTPGTPRKFYLIQDYEPSFYPASSLFAMTEQTYRLGLYGICNTRSMHDIYAGGYGGTATWFEPAVDRAVFHAEGRPEHGADDPVTIFAYARDHFRNCWEIVYAALSEIKRRYGDRVRIVAAGAKYLPPSADFIDLGLLDYRATGRLYRETDIGITLQISRHPSYLPLELMASGVAMVVPDSPWFRWLFQPGENARTTMMTYEEVVAALDELVRDADTRRRIAAAGTATIDERHSDWDAALDGIYDFLCDPEAEARPTQAPPWAAP, from the coding sequence ATGAGCGACGCACAGCGGGCGCTCGGCCGTCTGTTCCCCGCCGAGACGGGGCCGGGGAAGGTGCTTCGCGCTGGCAAAGAGGCCGCGCGCGCCTTCCGGACCGAGCTGCGCCCGCCCGCGCCTGCGCCCGAGCCCGAGGACCGGGGTCCCGGCCTCACGGACTACGCCGAGTGGCGCGCCCAGCAGCCGCCCTTCGAGGCCCTGCCGGCCGGTCAGGCCACCACCTTCCTGGTCATCGTCGAGACGACGGGGTCGGGCGACGACGAGGAGCAGGCGCGCGTCCTGGCCACGGAGGAGAGCATCCGGGCACAGGTCGCCCTGCAGCCGCGGACGCTCGTGCTGCCGACCGGGACGCCGATGCGGGAGGTGCTGCCGGACGCGTCCGAGGACTTCGTCCTGTTCCTGACGGCCGGGTCGGTGCTCGACCCGCACGCGCTGGAGCAGGTCGCGAAGGAGCACCGGGTCGACCCGGTGCGCCGGGTGATCGGATTCGACTCGGACCGCCTGACTGCCGACGGCGCCCGGGTCTCCCCGCTGTTCCGGCCGGTCTGGTCGCCGGAGACGATGCTCGGGGCCAACTATCTGGGGCGCGCGTTCGCGATCCGCATCGCCGACGCCCGCTCCGTGCCGGGGCTGACGCTCGACGACCACGGGGTCTGGCGGCTGCTGCTGCGCTCGGACCTGAGCGACGAGTCGGTCGGCCGCGTCCCGCACGTGCTGCTCTCCGTCCCGGATGCGCCGGACGCGCCGGCGACGGACGCCGACGCCCAGATGGTCGCGCGTGCGCTGCGCGACCGGGGCGAGGAGGCGACCGCCGAGGTCGCGGAGGGCATCGTCCGCGTGCGCTTCCAGCCGGAGGAGTGGCCCACCGTCTCCATCGTCGTCCCGACGCGGCACGGCCGTGCCAACCTGGAGCGGCTGCTGCCGAGCCTCGCGGCGACCGACTACCCGGCCTTCGACGTCACCGTCGTCGACAACGGCGGCGAGACCGAGGAGAACGAGGCGTGGTACGCCGCGCTCGACCCGGGCATCCCGGTGCGGCACGTCTGGTGGCACGAGGAGCCGTTCAACTACTCCCGCGTCAACACCGTGACCGCGCGCGGCACCTCGGGCGCGGTCCTCGTGTTCCTCAACGACGACACGGAGGTCGTGGACGCGGGCTGGCTGCGCGAACTGGTCGGGATGCTGCACCGCGACGGCGTCGGGACAGTCGGGTTCCAGCACCGCACGGGCGACGGCGTCGTGCAGCACGGCGGCGTCATGATCGGCCCCGGCGGCTTCGCGGCCAACCTGTTCGCCGGGATGCACCCGGACGACGACTCCCTGATCGGACCGGTCCGCTGGTACCGCGACTCGCTGGCGGTCACCGCGGCGTGCGTCGGCATCCGCCGCGACCTGTTCGAGGAGGTCGGCGGGTTCGACGAGCGCTTCCAGCTCACCGGGAGCGACGTGGTGCTCGGGTTGGACCAGGTCATCCGCGGCCGCCGGAACGTGGTCATCCCGTTCGACGCCGTCCGCCACTTCGAGTCGCTGACGCGCGGGCCGCACGCGCCGCGCTCCGACTCCTTCGCCAGCTACTGGCGCTACCAGCCGTGGCTCGCGTCCGGCGACCCGTACGTCTCGCCGAACGTCTGCCGGCTGGTCGAGGTACCGCGCTTCGCGGCGGCGGACGACCCGTCGCCCCTCGAGCTGACGATGGCGGGCCTCGGCCGCCCGTGGAAGTCGGACGCCCAGCAGTCGACCATCTCCGAGGACGCCACCGCCCTGCTGCCGCTGGCGACGATCACCGCCGAGGAGGTCGAACGCGTCGTCGAGACGCACCGGACGACCGTCGGCCGCCGCGAGGTCCGGACGATCAACTGGCTGCTCCCCGGTTTCGACCTGCCGTTCTTCGGCGGCGTCAACACCACGCTGCGCATCGCCGACAAGCTGGCGCGCGAGCACGGCGTCGTCAACCGGTTCCTGGTCAACGGGCACCCGGCGAACGAGTTCTACGAGTCGGCGATCGTCGCCGCGTTCCCCGGGCTCGCCGGGTCCGAGGTGGGCAACTACTACGGGACGGACGAGGGGCTGGCCGCGATCCCGCCGGCCGACGCCGCCATCGCCACCTTCTGGCTGACCGCACGGGATGTGGCCAAGACGCCCGGGACACCGCGCAAGTTCTACCTGATCCAGGACTACGAGCCGTCGTTCTACCCGGCCAGCTCGCTGTTCGCGATGACGGAGCAGACGTACCGCCTCGGGCTGTACGGCATCTGCAACACCCGGAGCATGCACGACATCTACGCCGGCGGGTACGGCGGGACGGCGACGTGGTTCGAGCCGGCCGTCGACCGTGCCGTCTTCCATGCGGAGGGGCGCCCGGAGCACGGCGCCGACGATCCGGTGACGATCTTCGCGTACGCCCGCGACCACTTCCGCAACTGCTGGGAGATCGTGTACGCGGCCCTGAGCGAGATCAAGCGGAGGTACGGCGACCGGGTGCGCATCGTGGCGGCCGGGGCGAAGTACCTGCCGCCGAGCGCCGACTTCATCGACCTCGGGCTGCTCGACTACCGCGCGACCGGCCGGCTGTACCGCGAGACCGACATCGGCATCACCCTGCAGATCTCGCGGCATCCGTCGTACCTTCCGCTGGAGCTCATGGCCAGCGGCGTCGCGATGGTCGTCCCCGACTCTCCGTGGTTCCGCTGGCTGTTCCAGCCCGGCGAGAACGCGCGGACGACGATGATGACGTACGAGGAGGTCGTCGCCGCGCTCGACGAGCTGGTGCGGGATGCGGACACGCGCCGTCGCATCGCGGCGGCCGGGACGGCGACCATCGACGAGCGGCACTCCGACTGGGACGCCGCCCTCGACGGGATCTACGACTTCCTGTGCGACCCGGAGGCCGAGGCCAGGCCGACGCAGGCGCCCCCCTGGGCCGCTCCCTGA